From Portunus trituberculatus isolate SZX2019 chromosome 50, ASM1759143v1, whole genome shotgun sequence, the proteins below share one genomic window:
- the LOC123499875 gene encoding uncharacterized protein LOC123499875, whose amino-acid sequence MTMILGKVLSLDPDVGRATDHYVDDIMVQESIVSADRVRKHLQAYGLESKEPEPLVGGRVLGIALSKSPSGHLEMSRGSELPEADSGVTLTKRGLFSLCGRLTGHYPVAGWLRASCSFLKRLGSEGSWDEPVQSSVHASSLALGVVIQVNNDIVEDASWLRKKSDSLHINVAELEAVGRGINLAIQWGFKAFTVATDSRTVLSWLDNTVEGRDRVRTKGAAQMLIKRRLLVIKQVIAEYELSVIFRFVPTIENKADRMTRVPKRWLGHCESVDSRADELVSAALCTGRTVTDAIWAAHLPHHLGVDRTLYLGKQIRSDLTRDQVKRVIAGCEACQRIDPAMRAENLVGQGELAVEKDWCRVAVDVTHHCGSLYLSMVDCGPSRFAIWRKLPNESAAAIVAQLRQVVIERGPFVELLMDNSTAFRSASVEEFATEWGISLRFRAAYVPSGNGIVERNHRTIKRMAARGRITPEEATFWYNVTPRDSECHTVPSGRLFRYPWRIPYDVNVKVDEDGAKNAFSVGDEVWVKPPVPSCTKRWAPGRVTAVKSKHIVCVDGMPRHVRDVRRRRGSVSNDTAESSDDGEWPNGEGGRPVTDNGENVSTEAGRDSRKAQEPAPVERPVDVGPESAGEGDSNLAPEDLGPREYGNEPDEGGPRRSCRERRPPRWQMDYVP is encoded by the exons ATGACTATGATTCTGGGGAAGGTTCTTTCGTTGGACCCTGATGTGGGTCGGGCCACCGACCATTATGTTGATGATATAATGGTGCAGGAGTCCATAGTGAGTGCTGATCGTGTGCGGAAGCATTTGCAGGCATATGGACTGGAATCGAAAGAACCAGAGCCTCTTGTTGGTGGTCGGGTGCTTGGAATTGCTTTGAGCAAGTCACCGAGTGGGCATCTGGAGATGTCGCGGGGGAGTGAACTCCCTGAGGCAGATAGTGGAGTCACTCTTACTAAGAGAggcttgttttcattatgtGGCCGCCTGACAGGACATTACCCTGTGGCCGGGTGGTTGAGGGCCTCGTGTAGCTTCTTGAAGCGACTCGGGTCCGAAGGCTCATGGGATGAGCCGGTTCAGAGCAGTGTGC ATGCCAGCTCTCTTGCTCTGGGAGTGGTTATTCAGGTGAATAACGATATTGTGGAGGACGCTTCGTGGCTTCGGAAGAAGTCGGACAGCCTCCACATCAATGTGGCTGAATTGGAGGCAGTCGGTCGGGGAATCAATCTGGCTATTCAGTGGGGATTCAAAGCCTTCACTGTGGCCACCGATTCCCGGACGGTATTATCTTGGTTGGATAATACAGTTGAGGGGCGTGATCGTGTCCGCACGAAGGGCGCCGCGCAGATGCTTATAAAGCGTCGTTTGCTGGTGATTAAGCAGGTCATCGCCGAGTACGAGCTGTCAGTTATTTTTCGATTTGTTCCTACAATCGAGAATAAGGCTGACAGGATGACTCGAGTACCGAAAAGGTGGCTCGGTCATTGTGAGTCCGTTGACTCGAGAGCCGACGAGTTGGTCTCGGCAGCTCTGTGTACCGGAAGGACGGTGACGGATGCCATATGGGCGGCTCATCTGCCGCACCATTTGGGCGTCGACCGCACACTTTATCTTGGGAAGCAAATCAGGTCTGACCTGACGCGTGACCAGGTGAAGCGTGTTATTGCAGGGTGCGAAGCGTGCCAACGCATCGACCCTGCAATGAGGGCTGAGAACCTCGTTGGCCAGGGTGAGCTGGCCGTTGAGAAAGATTGGTGTCGGGTTGCAGTCGATGTGACCCATCACTGCGGCAGTCTATATCTTTCAATGGTAGACTGTGGACCATCGAGGTTCGCCATCTGGCGTAAGCTACCGAATGAGTCGGCAGCCGCCATTGTTGCTCAACTTCGCCAAGTGGTGATTGAGCGAGGACCGTTTGTTGAATTGCTGATGGATAATTCTACGGCTTTCAGGTCGGCGTCTGTAGAGGAGTTTGCTACAGAATGGGGAATCTCTCTGAGATTTCGTGCTGCCTATGTTCCCAGTGGAAATGGGATCGTAGAGCGGAACCATCGCACCATCAAGAGGATGGCTGCGCGGGGGAGGATTACTCCCGAGGAGGCTACCTTCTGGTACAATGTGACGCCTCGTGACTCTGAATGCCACACGGTCCCGAGTGGCAGGTTGTTCAGGTATCCGTGGCGGATACCGTATGATGTCAACGTGAAGGTTGACGAAGATGGAGCAAAGAATGCTTTCTCTGTCGGTGATGAAGTCTGGGTTAAACCTCCAGTTCCTTCATGCACAAAACGGTGGGCCCCAGGCCGAGTGACTGCTGTGAAGTCGAAGCACATCGTGTGCGTTGATGGGATGCCTAGGCATGTGCGCGACGTTAGAAGACGTCGCGGGTCAGTCAGTAATGACACAGCTGAGTCATCTGATGACGGCGAGTGGCCAAATGGCGAAGGTGGCAGACCGGTCACCGATAACGGTGAGAATGTCTCGACCGAAGCAGGTCGTGATTCACGGAAGGCACAAGAACCTGCTCCTGTTGAGAGGCCTGTTGATGTTGGCCCTGAGTCGGCCGGTGAGGGAGATAGTAACCTAGCTCCTGAAGATTTGGGACCTCGTGAGTACGGGAACGAACCCGACGAGGGAGGTCCGAGACGATCCTGTAGGGAACGTCGGCCGCCTAGGTGGCAAATGGACTACGTCCCTTAG